Proteins encoded together in one Aerosakkonema funiforme FACHB-1375 window:
- a CDS encoding sulfite exporter TauE/SafE family protein, producing MKPTSLLILAAAGLFAGILAGFLGIGGGTVLVPFLVAFNYTPVQAVGTSSLSILITAISGSIQNWRMGFFSWQRVLAIGFPAVVTAQIGVWIASRIRPSFLLVSFALLLLLNIYLVDLRQRLSARQPVGDREHTQSPIAKSIARIATGGAAGILAGLFGVGGGVIMVPLQMLLLAEPIKAAVQTSLGVVVITGMSACVGHFLKGNVLLLEGLILGFGGFLGSQISTRFLPKLPDRIVSLAFRALLAILSIYVFWQAWQKYNINQ from the coding sequence ATGAAACCTACAAGTTTGTTGATTTTAGCTGCCGCTGGCTTATTTGCGGGAATTTTAGCGGGATTTTTGGGCATTGGCGGCGGTACGGTACTTGTACCCTTTTTGGTTGCATTTAATTATACACCCGTGCAAGCCGTTGGCACTAGCAGCCTGTCGATTTTAATTACAGCTATTTCTGGCAGCATACAGAACTGGCGCATGGGTTTTTTCAGCTGGCAAAGGGTGTTGGCGATCGGATTTCCCGCTGTAGTGACAGCACAAATCGGCGTTTGGATAGCCAGCCGCATTCGCCCCTCTTTTCTGCTAGTATCATTTGCACTACTGTTACTCTTGAACATCTACTTAGTCGATCTGCGTCAGCGTCTGAGTGCCAGACAGCCTGTGGGAGATCGGGAGCATACTCAGTCCCCGATCGCTAAAAGTATTGCTAGAATTGCCACTGGGGGTGCAGCAGGCATACTGGCTGGTTTGTTTGGCGTTGGTGGCGGGGTGATTATGGTGCCCCTACAAATGCTACTCTTAGCAGAACCTATCAAAGCTGCCGTTCAGACAAGTTTAGGTGTCGTAGTAATTACAGGTATGTCAGCTTGTGTCGGTCACTTCTTAAAAGGCAATGTCTTACTTTTAGAAGGACTGATTTTGGGATTTGGTGGCTTCTTAGGATCTCAGATTAGTACGCGCTTTCTACCCAAATTGCCCGATCGAATCGTCAGTTTAGCTTTTCGCGCTCTGCTGGCGATTCTATCAATTTATGTATTCTGGCAAGCATGGCAAAAATATAATATAAATCAGTAA
- a CDS encoding ion channel: MKKDRHRLKLPRIANLYMSSQGSHDRRFNVIRKGSSHSHWRDSYHWLLTLSWPKFLAVIVLFYCAANGLFALAYLAGGDCIANARTGSFLDAFFFSVQTMASIGYGAMYPKTDYANFVVAIEALIGLMALSMGTGLMFARFSQPTARVLFSRNAVIAPHNGVPTLMFRTANERHNQILEAQVRVSLMRDEVTLEGQHMRRFHDLKLVRSESPTFALTWTVMHQINETSPLFGATPKSLAEDNIEFIVMLTGLDETVAQTIHARHYYAAEHILWNMRFVDVFSRTPDGRRAIDYSHFHDVVAMQDRG; the protein is encoded by the coding sequence ATGAAAAAAGACCGCCACCGCCTCAAATTGCCGCGCATTGCGAACCTGTATATGTCTTCACAAGGCTCCCACGACCGCCGCTTCAATGTTATCCGTAAAGGCTCATCCCACTCCCATTGGCGCGATTCATACCATTGGTTGCTCACCCTTTCCTGGCCGAAATTCCTCGCAGTAATTGTACTGTTTTATTGCGCCGCTAACGGACTGTTTGCCTTAGCATATTTGGCAGGAGGAGATTGCATTGCAAACGCCCGGACTGGCTCATTTCTGGATGCCTTCTTTTTTAGCGTTCAGACGATGGCTTCGATCGGCTACGGGGCAATGTATCCGAAAACCGATTACGCAAATTTTGTAGTGGCGATCGAAGCTTTGATCGGTTTGATGGCCCTGTCTATGGGTACGGGGCTAATGTTCGCCCGCTTTTCTCAACCCACTGCTAGGGTTTTATTCAGTCGCAACGCTGTAATTGCTCCTCATAACGGCGTACCGACGCTGATGTTCCGCACTGCTAACGAACGCCACAACCAGATTTTGGAAGCCCAAGTGCGGGTGAGTTTAATGCGCGATGAAGTGACTTTAGAAGGACAACATATGCGCCGCTTCCACGACCTCAAACTCGTTCGCAGCGAATCCCCCACATTTGCGCTGACTTGGACGGTGATGCACCAAATTAACGAGACCAGTCCTTTGTTTGGCGCGACACCTAAATCACTAGCAGAGGATAACATTGAGTTTATAGTTATGCTAACCGGGCTTGACGAAACGGTTGCCCAAACTATTCACGCCCGTCATTATTATGCGGCAGAGCATATCCTATGGAATATGCGTTTTGTCGATGTCTTTTCCAGGACGCCTGATGGACGACGTGCGATCGACTACTCTCACTTTCACGATGTTGTCGCTATGCAGGATAGGGGCTAG